The Epilithonimonas zeae genome contains a region encoding:
- the tpx gene encoding thiol peroxidase, which translates to MSQITFKGSPINTVGTLPEVGTIAQEFTLVGADLSEKHLADYTGKKVLLNIFPSIDTGVCAASARQFNKEAGSLENTVVINVSRDLPFALNRFCAAEGLDNVEVLSDFRGNFGEDYGVTLDDSPLRGLLSRAVVALDEKGTVIYTEQVPEIGQEPNYENAISALK; encoded by the coding sequence ATGTCACAAATTACATTCAAAGGGAGTCCTATCAATACGGTTGGAACTTTGCCGGAAGTTGGAACTATCGCTCAGGAATTTACATTAGTCGGAGCAGATCTATCAGAAAAACATCTGGCCGATTATACTGGAAAAAAAGTATTGTTGAATATCTTCCCAAGTATCGATACGGGCGTTTGTGCTGCTTCTGCAAGACAATTCAACAAAGAAGCTGGTTCTTTGGAAAATACTGTTGTTATTAATGTTTCCAGAGATCTACCATTTGCGCTTAATAGATTTTGTGCGGCTGAAGGTCTTGACAATGTAGAAGTTTTGTCGGATTTCAGAGGGAATTTCGGAGAAGATTACGGAGTGACTTTGGACGATTCCCCATTGAGAGGTTTGTTGAGTAGAGCGGTTGTGGCTTTGGACGAAAAAGGAACTGTGATCTACACAGAGCAAGTTCCGGAAATAGGGCAGGAACCAAATTACGAAAATGCAATCAGCGCATTGAAATAA
- a CDS encoding KpsF/GutQ family sugar-phosphate isomerase has translation MDSKDIIANAHLALDIEISELNNLRNRLDDSFIKSVLTINEAKGKLIIVGIGKSAHVANKIVATLNSTGTPSQFLHAAEAIHGDLGVIQKQDVVLCISYSGNSPEIVNLLPFLKEYSSALIGMTGNPESKLGKASDIILNTHVEKEACPNKLAPTSSTTVQMALGDALAVCLMELNGFKDIDFAKFHPGGSLGKNLTAKVEQFVSQNKPEVSPESGIRDVIISVSGSKHGITVVIESENIMGVITDGDIRRMLLNQDDISKVKASDIISKNPKSIDKNQLAKEAMQILKEYNIGQLIVTDNGKYYGIIDIHTLLDEGIN, from the coding sequence TTGGATTCAAAAGATATAATAGCAAATGCCCATCTGGCGCTGGATATAGAAATCAGTGAGTTGAACAATCTCAGAAACCGATTGGATGACAGTTTTATAAAAAGCGTTTTGACTATTAATGAAGCCAAAGGAAAATTGATTATTGTTGGAATAGGAAAATCTGCGCACGTTGCTAATAAAATTGTTGCTACGCTAAATTCAACAGGAACACCTTCGCAATTCCTTCACGCTGCCGAAGCTATCCATGGCGACCTTGGCGTGATTCAGAAACAAGATGTTGTTTTATGTATTTCTTATTCCGGAAATTCTCCGGAGATTGTGAATCTTCTACCATTCTTAAAAGAATATTCATCTGCTTTAATCGGAATGACCGGAAATCCCGAAAGTAAACTGGGAAAAGCTTCTGACATCATTCTGAATACACATGTAGAAAAAGAAGCTTGCCCTAATAAATTAGCTCCTACAAGCTCTACAACAGTTCAAATGGCTTTAGGAGACGCTTTAGCGGTTTGCTTGATGGAACTGAACGGTTTTAAAGATATCGATTTCGCTAAATTTCATCCGGGTGGAAGTCTCGGTAAAAATCTGACGGCAAAAGTGGAACAATTCGTTTCTCAGAATAAACCGGAGGTTTCGCCAGAATCAGGAATCAGAGATGTGATTATTTCTGTAAGCGGTTCAAAACACGGAATTACTGTCGTTATTGAAAGCGAAAACATTATGGGCGTAATTACTGATGGTGATATCCGAAGAATGCTCCTGAATCAAGATGATATTTCTAAAGTTAAAGCGTCTGATATCATTAGTAAAAATCCAAAATCCATCGATAAAAATCAATTAGCAAAAGAAGCTATGCAGATTTTGAAAGAATACAATATTGGTCAATTAATCGTGACAGATAACGGAAAATACTATGGAATTATCGATATCCATACTTTATTAGATGAAGGAATCAATTAA
- a CDS encoding T9SS type A sorting domain-containing protein has product MKKLYFGVLLVFPLLGSAQSVIGNINSGAVSENSFNHSVGEIYVIPSNPDDVNSGTLGILYQTNLKVLGINEILKDEVKIYPNPTADFINLQLSSKTKIDEAVIYDNSGRIILKTKIESDKIDLRSLNTGIYLLYFTNTDIKPIKIIKK; this is encoded by the coding sequence ATGAAAAAACTCTATTTTGGTGTATTACTGGTTTTTCCTTTGTTAGGAAGCGCTCAGTCGGTCATTGGGAATATTAATTCCGGTGCTGTTTCTGAGAATTCTTTCAACCATTCTGTAGGAGAAATCTATGTAATACCATCTAATCCGGATGATGTCAATTCCGGAACACTGGGGATCCTATACCAAACCAATCTAAAGGTTTTAGGTATTAATGAAATATTGAAAGACGAAGTTAAAATCTATCCCAATCCTACTGCCGATTTTATCAATCTACAATTAAGTTCGAAAACTAAAATTGACGAAGCTGTTATCTACGACAATTCCGGCAGAATCATTTTAAAAACAAAAATCGAATCGGATAAAATAGATTTACGTTCCCTCAATACAGGAATCTATCTTCTTTATTTCACAAACACGGATATCAAACCTATAAAAATTATAAAAAAATAA
- the recQ gene encoding DNA helicase RecQ codes for MDTKDINLSAELKKYFGFSKFKGQQEQIIQELLGGKDIFVLMPTGGGKSLCYQLPALISEGTAIVVSPLIALMKNQVDAVNGLSSDEGVAHVLNSSLNKTQTKQVMDDITAGKTKLLYVAPESLIKEEYLEFLKAVKISFVAIDEAHCISEWGHDFRPEYRNLKGIIDKIADVPVIALTATATPKVQDDIQKTLGMNNALVFKESFNRANLFYEIRPKVNVDKEILRFINQHKGKSGIVYCLSRRKVEEFAQLLQVNGVNALPYHAGLDQKLRVANQDKFLMEEADVIVATIAFGMGIDKPDVRFVIHYDIPKSLESYYQETGRAGRDGGEGHCLAFYDPKDIEKLEKFLAQKPVSEREIGLQLLNEVVGYAETSMSRRQYLLYYFGEKFDPVKGEGALMCDNSQNPPKLKDAAQDLKKVLEMIKSLGEKFRTKDLISIIAGKESAVTKSYKLEQTEFFGFGKAESDNYWKSIIRQATVQDFLRKDIETYGVLKISEKGNEFINGKNKQSFFIAEDREYDLVQSKSKADSEQVQTQAGGGLDQLLFGQLKELRKTVAKKHGIPPYTVFMDPSLEDMTVQYPITVEEVAKIYGVGEGKARKYGKEFADFIKKYVEDNEIERTQDMVMKQVANKSSHKVFIIQNTDKKIDLEDIAKAKNLSMTELLSEMESIIYQGTKLNIDYYIDENFDEDIVEEFMDFMKNSESDSMKTLLAEYGDDLTDEEVRILRIKFISDVAN; via the coding sequence ATGGACACAAAAGACATCAACTTATCTGCTGAACTCAAAAAATATTTCGGATTTTCAAAATTCAAAGGTCAGCAAGAGCAGATTATACAAGAACTTCTCGGCGGCAAAGATATATTTGTTTTGATGCCGACTGGTGGTGGAAAATCACTTTGTTATCAGCTTCCGGCATTGATTTCTGAAGGAACAGCGATTGTAGTTTCACCATTGATTGCATTGATGAAAAATCAAGTAGATGCTGTCAACGGTTTATCTTCAGACGAAGGTGTTGCCCATGTTCTGAATTCTTCTCTTAATAAAACCCAGACCAAACAGGTGATGGATGACATCACAGCCGGTAAAACCAAATTGCTTTACGTCGCTCCGGAATCTCTCATCAAAGAAGAATATCTTGAGTTTCTAAAAGCAGTGAAAATATCTTTTGTTGCGATAGACGAGGCGCACTGTATCTCGGAATGGGGACACGATTTTCGCCCAGAATATAGAAACCTAAAAGGTATAATTGATAAGATTGCTGATGTACCTGTTATTGCTTTAACGGCTACTGCAACACCAAAAGTTCAGGATGATATTCAGAAAACTTTGGGGATGAATAATGCTTTGGTTTTCAAGGAAAGTTTTAACAGAGCTAATTTGTTTTACGAAATCCGCCCGAAAGTCAATGTAGATAAAGAAATTTTAAGATTCATCAATCAACATAAAGGGAAATCCGGAATTGTCTATTGTCTTAGCAGAAGAAAAGTTGAAGAATTTGCTCAGCTTTTGCAAGTTAATGGAGTGAATGCTCTGCCTTATCACGCTGGATTGGATCAAAAATTAAGAGTAGCTAATCAGGATAAATTCTTGATGGAAGAAGCCGACGTGATTGTAGCAACTATTGCATTCGGGATGGGAATTGATAAGCCGGATGTTCGATTTGTAATTCATTATGATATTCCGAAATCTTTGGAAAGTTATTATCAGGAAACTGGTCGTGCAGGCAGAGATGGAGGAGAAGGACATTGTCTGGCTTTCTACGATCCAAAAGATATTGAGAAATTAGAAAAATTCTTAGCTCAAAAACCAGTTTCGGAAAGAGAGATTGGTCTTCAGCTTCTGAATGAAGTTGTTGGTTATGCAGAAACCTCGATGAGCAGAAGACAATATTTGCTTTATTATTTTGGAGAAAAATTTGACCCGGTAAAAGGTGAAGGTGCTCTAATGTGTGATAATTCTCAAAATCCACCAAAACTAAAAGATGCAGCACAGGACTTGAAAAAAGTTTTGGAGATGATCAAATCTTTGGGAGAAAAATTCCGCACAAAAGATTTGATTTCCATTATTGCAGGAAAAGAATCTGCGGTTACCAAATCTTATAAATTGGAACAGACAGAATTTTTCGGATTCGGAAAAGCTGAAAGTGATAACTATTGGAAATCTATTATCAGACAAGCAACTGTTCAGGATTTTCTTAGAAAAGATATTGAAACTTACGGTGTTTTGAAAATTTCTGAAAAAGGAAATGAATTCATCAACGGTAAAAACAAACAATCATTCTTCATAGCAGAAGACAGAGAATATGATCTTGTGCAATCTAAGTCAAAAGCGGATAGTGAACAGGTTCAAACTCAAGCTGGAGGCGGATTGGATCAATTATTATTTGGTCAGTTGAAAGAACTCCGTAAAACTGTTGCTAAAAAACACGGGATTCCACCTTATACGGTTTTTATGGATCCAAGTCTGGAAGATATGACGGTACAATATCCAATAACTGTAGAAGAAGTTGCAAAAATCTATGGTGTTGGTGAAGGAAAAGCCAGAAAGTACGGAAAAGAATTTGCTGACTTTATCAAAAAATATGTAGAGGATAATGAGATAGAAAGAACTCAGGATATGGTGATGAAACAGGTGGCCAACAAATCCAGCCACAAAGTTTTTATCATTCAAAATACCGATAAAAAGATCGATCTGGAGGATATTGCAAAGGCAAAAAATCTCTCGATGACAGAGCTTCTTTCTGAAATGGAAAGTATCATTTATCAAGGTACAAAACTGAATATCGATTATTATATTGATGAGAATTTTGATGAAGATATTGTTGAGGAGTTTATGGATTTTATGAAAAACTCAGAAAGTGACAGTATGAAAACTTTGCTTGCAGAATATGGCGACGATTTGACTGATGAAGAAGTAAGGATTCTAAGAATCAAATTTATTAGTGATGTAGCTAATTAA
- the tatC gene encoding twin-arginine translocase subunit TatC produces MSEEKEMSFLGHIGELRSHLVRSILAIVILAIIVGFNINWVMDHIFFGPTRNDFLTFRIVNHFSRELTGNDSFILPAQFSVQQKQLFQQFNVMMAVSIFSGVVLAFPYIVWEIWKFISPALMPNEKKNSIFYINAIWMLFMTGVLTGYFLILPFAINFGLLFKVSDNIVQLFDLSDYTTLFLQVTMGMGVVFLFPIAVYILTSIGILTPKFLRTYRRHAIVLIMVVAAIITPADVLSMMAAALPLIILYEISVIMSNVIYKKMQKKNLKNEN; encoded by the coding sequence ATGAGTGAAGAAAAGGAGATGTCCTTCCTTGGACATATTGGAGAACTGAGATCACACCTTGTAAGATCTATTTTAGCGATTGTCATTTTAGCCATTATTGTTGGATTCAACATCAACTGGGTAATGGATCATATCTTTTTTGGTCCTACAAGAAATGATTTTTTGACTTTTCGGATTGTAAATCATTTCTCCAGAGAGTTGACAGGCAATGATAGTTTTATTCTGCCAGCACAGTTTAGTGTTCAACAGAAACAATTGTTTCAACAGTTCAATGTAATGATGGCAGTTTCTATCTTTTCGGGTGTTGTTTTAGCTTTTCCTTATATCGTTTGGGAGATCTGGAAATTCATCAGTCCAGCTTTGATGCCTAATGAGAAAAAGAATTCGATTTTTTACATCAATGCAATTTGGATGTTATTTATGACCGGCGTTTTGACAGGTTATTTTTTGATTTTGCCTTTTGCAATTAACTTCGGATTGTTGTTCAAAGTTTCTGATAATATCGTTCAATTATTTGACTTGTCAGACTACACTACTCTATTCTTACAGGTGACAATGGGAATGGGTGTTGTCTTTCTTTTCCCAATTGCCGTTTATATTTTAACATCCATTGGAATTCTTACTCCAAAATTCCTTAGAACCTACAGAAGACACGCGATTGTTTTAATTATGGTTGTTGCAGCAATTATCACACCTGCTGATGTTTTGAGTATGATGGCAGCAGCACTTCCTCTGATTATATTATACGAAATCAGTGTGATAATGTCCAATGTCATTTACAAGAAAATGCAGAAAAAGAATCTAAAAAACGAAAATTAA
- a CDS encoding Crp/Fnr family transcriptional regulator — MDVLKNIYQHPAFSEEDLSLIFNKHEKINYKKGDFFLKENEISNDYFVLESGVVRSFVYDINNDDITINFFTINDIIIEASSIFQRIPSIENIQAETDCVVWKISYEDFQELFHSIPALTEWGRAWMSYQLFYLKNRSVEMITKSATERYLDLIQEKPDVLKFAPLKNVASYLGITDTSLSRIRKEIVKG, encoded by the coding sequence ATGGACGTACTAAAAAATATTTATCAGCATCCCGCATTTTCTGAAGAAGACCTCAGTCTAATCTTTAATAAACACGAGAAAATCAATTATAAAAAAGGTGACTTTTTCCTAAAAGAGAATGAAATCTCCAATGATTATTTCGTACTGGAAAGTGGCGTTGTGCGTTCGTTTGTTTATGATATCAATAATGACGATATTACCATTAATTTCTTTACAATCAATGATATTATTATAGAAGCGTCTTCAATATTCCAAAGAATTCCTTCGATAGAAAATATACAGGCGGAGACAGATTGTGTGGTTTGGAAAATAAGTTATGAGGATTTCCAGGAATTGTTCCATAGTATTCCGGCGCTTACGGAATGGGGAAGAGCGTGGATGTCTTATCAGTTATTTTATCTTAAAAACCGTTCTGTGGAAATGATTACCAAATCTGCTACAGAACGTTATCTGGACTTAATTCAAGAAAAACCTGATGTTCTGAAATTTGCGCCTCTTAAAAATGTCGCTTCTTATCTCGGGATTACAGATACATCACTCAGCAGAATTAGAAAAGAGATCGTAAAAGGTTAA